In Clostridium sp. DL-VIII, the following proteins share a genomic window:
- a CDS encoding cadherin-like beta sandwich domain-containing protein produces the protein MNKNIKRIIAMTLAISAFSIASPVKFINSVDTAYASSDDDKDAIENSYLDDLDISEGDLSFSKKKTEYTVKVDSSDSTVVITAKAKDRDDKIKIDGEEVPLDDNRKAQKEVELDKGRNMIKIKVETEDYGIRTYNLVINRGSASNDSDSDSDDVYLDNIILSDGDIDFSEDKMSYNVNVNSSVNEIRIAAKPEDEDDDVKIDGIRVYKYDDFRRMVSLNNGENKILIELQDSEGKEQTYTLNINRGGTAAGGNTSEVIDNEQDPIYLDDIVIQGGDVPLKFKPKVTSYAVDVNEDWDSIILKAKPEFDDVVRVNGSTTEDPYIRRINLNEGKNVITIKINNSNTYDRNDDEYEERIYTVTVYRGTSDGKSQSNTSSNAQVTGKDVKTNQWVNINGKWQYNDSIGNPLKSTWYFDKNYGKNYYFKEDGTMATGWISYNGSWYYLDNSGAMVTGWLRDNNGVWYYLYSSGVMAANTIIDGYSLGPNGDWIK, from the coding sequence ATGAACAAAAATATAAAGCGTATAATTGCTATGACTCTGGCTATATCAGCATTTTCCATAGCTTCACCAGTAAAATTTATTAACTCGGTAGATACAGCTTATGCATCTTCAGACGACGACAAAGATGCCATAGAAAATTCTTATTTGGATGATCTTGATATAAGTGAAGGAGATTTGAGTTTTTCAAAAAAGAAAACTGAATATACTGTAAAGGTTGATAGTAGTGATAGCACAGTAGTAATTACAGCCAAAGCAAAAGATAGAGATGATAAAATAAAGATAGATGGTGAGGAAGTTCCTTTAGATGATAATAGAAAAGCTCAAAAAGAAGTTGAATTAGATAAAGGACGGAATATGATTAAAATAAAAGTCGAAACTGAAGATTATGGCATAAGAACATATAATCTAGTAATAAACAGAGGGAGTGCTTCAAATGATTCAGATTCAGATTCAGATGATGTTTATTTAGATAACATTATCTTGAGTGATGGAGATATAGACTTTTCTGAGGATAAGATGTCTTATAATGTAAATGTAAATTCTTCGGTTAATGAAATAAGAATAGCTGCAAAGCCTGAAGATGAAGATGATGATGTTAAAATTGATGGAATAAGAGTATATAAATATGATGATTTCAGAAGAATGGTAAGTTTAAATAATGGAGAAAATAAAATTCTTATAGAACTTCAGGATAGTGAAGGAAAGGAGCAGACATACACATTAAATATAAATAGAGGTGGAACAGCTGCTGGAGGAAATACTTCGGAAGTGATTGATAACGAACAGGATCCAATATACTTAGATGATATAGTTATACAAGGTGGAGATGTCCCACTTAAGTTTAAACCTAAAGTAACTTCTTATGCTGTGGATGTTAATGAAGATTGGGATAGTATAATTCTAAAAGCAAAACCTGAATTTGATGATGTGGTTAGAGTTAATGGATCTACAACAGAAGATCCTTATATAAGAAGAATAAATTTAAATGAGGGAAAGAATGTAATTACAATAAAGATCAATAATAGTAATACATATGATCGAAATGATGATGAGTATGAAGAAAGAATATATACTGTTACAGTATATAGAGGCACAAGTGACGGGAAAAGCCAATCTAATACATCAAGCAATGCGCAAGTGACAGGTAAAGATGTTAAAACTAATCAGTGGGTAAATATAAATGGAAAATGGCAATATAACGATTCTATAGGAAATCCATTAAAGAGTACCTGGTATTTTGATAAAAATTATGGAAAGAATTATTATTTTAAAGAGGATGGAACAATGGCTACAGGCTGGATATCATATAATGGAAGCTGGTATTATTTAGATAACAGTGGTGCCATGGTTACAGGCTGGCTTAGAGATAATAATGGGGTATGGTATTACTTATATTCTAGTGGAGTTATGGCTGCAAACACAATAATTGACGGATATAGTTTAGGTCCAAATGGAGATTGGATTAAGTAA
- a CDS encoding N-acetylmuramoyl-L-alanine amidase family protein, with the protein MFKRANKITALLVAAASVMSVVPAMASDKLGTKDGTIDNAVAFSDGKYAYQGYRTDDDDLGIYYNDGSKDKALDDVEDADLEGSFQDKYAYAKDGDDEYLVDMTNGDVSDDDTPEDQYDTAKTKLKSKLAKTDRYDDVNSTEDIDFLDKDGNAVDGNDDAYKAVYSTKFGEDWYAYSVNSNEDNAKTGKLYGFTNEDGKYVDVSNLANIYAYSTKEGKYVKIEEYDDYDKDAGLTASLAAAPKLLAQDKDNLYILVNVNIFDSSENAKVTGTTTGSAVATDGFKTITKNTDGSVVGVTNRYFIQKVAKAQGDQKDDAYLPKEVSSYEVTKGELDCGDADDAYDAIFTDNREVKDDTTFSVANGQLLAIRYDEGKDNVKVTSINFKKDKVKYLDDSDSDTAKRPYDEDHNGIFDKDDKVDVYLAEKDDDDDVDVDDDIDNDGHSGLPYDTDVDGNVWVVADGKIYEFANNEMTKKYSVDSSLNVLSVYDEKNIITWEQDGDIYTTVTEGAAETASDATPAAPATVGWSQAADGTWTFFDATGTKVVNNWVNYQGAWYFLKADGVMATGWQQVGSTWYYLNASGAMATGWVNDGGTWYYLQSSGAMATGWLNDNGTWYYLNASGAMLANTTVDGYVLGASGAWIQ; encoded by the coding sequence ATGTTTAAAAGAGCAAACAAAATTACAGCTTTATTAGTAGCTGCTGCTTCTGTTATGTCAGTAGTACCAGCTATGGCTTCAGACAAATTAGGAACTAAGGATGGTACTATCGATAATGCAGTAGCATTTTCAGATGGTAAATATGCATATCAAGGATATAGAACAGATGATGATGATCTAGGTATCTATTATAATGATGGAAGCAAAGATAAGGCATTAGACGATGTTGAAGATGCTGATCTTGAAGGTTCATTCCAAGATAAATATGCTTATGCAAAAGATGGAGACGATGAATATTTAGTTGATATGACAAATGGAGATGTAAGTGATGATGATACTCCAGAAGATCAATATGATACAGCTAAAACAAAATTAAAATCAAAATTAGCTAAAACTGATAGATATGATGATGTTAATTCTACTGAAGATATCGATTTCCTTGATAAAGATGGTAATGCTGTAGATGGTAATGATGATGCATATAAAGCAGTTTACTCAACTAAGTTTGGTGAAGACTGGTATGCTTATTCAGTAAATAGTAATGAAGATAATGCTAAGACAGGTAAGTTATATGGATTTACTAATGAAGATGGTAAATATGTAGATGTTTCTAACCTTGCAAACATCTATGCATATAGCACTAAAGAAGGAAAATATGTTAAGATTGAAGAATATGATGATTATGATAAAGATGCTGGATTAACTGCTTCACTTGCAGCAGCTCCAAAGTTATTAGCTCAAGACAAGGATAATCTTTATATATTAGTTAATGTTAATATATTTGATAGTTCTGAGAATGCAAAAGTTACAGGAACTACAACAGGTTCAGCAGTTGCAACTGATGGATTTAAGACAATTACTAAAAATACTGATGGTTCAGTTGTAGGTGTTACTAACCGTTACTTCATCCAAAAGGTTGCTAAAGCTCAAGGAGATCAAAAGGATGATGCTTATCTTCCAAAAGAAGTTTCATCTTACGAAGTAACTAAGGGTGAACTTGATTGTGGAGATGCAGATGATGCATATGATGCAATATTTACTGATAATAGAGAAGTTAAAGACGATACTACATTCTCAGTAGCTAATGGACAATTATTAGCTATCAGATATGATGAAGGCAAGGATAATGTTAAAGTAACTAGTATTAACTTTAAGAAAGATAAAGTTAAATATTTAGATGATTCTGATTCTGATACTGCAAAGAGACCATATGATGAAGATCATAATGGAATATTTGATAAAGATGATAAAGTAGATGTTTACTTAGCAGAAAAAGATGATGATGATGATGTAGACGTAGATGACGATATCGATAACGATGGACATTCAGGTTTACCATACGATACAGACGTTGATGGAAATGTTTGGGTTGTAGCTGATGGAAAAATCTATGAATTTGCAAACAATGAAATGACTAAGAAATATTCTGTAGATTCTTCATTAAACGTATTAAGCGTATATGATGAAAAGAATATAATCACTTGGGAACAAGATGGAGATATCTATACAACTGTAACAGAAGGTGCAGCTGAAACTGCTTCAGATGCTACTCCAGCTGCTCCAGCTACAGTAGGTTGGTCACAAGCTGCTGATGGAACTTGGACATTCTTTGATGCAACTGGAACTAAAGTTGTTAACAACTGGGTTAACTATCAAGGAGCTTGGTACTTCTTAAAAGCTGACGGTGTTATGGCTACTGGATGGCAACAAGTTGGTTCTACTTGGTACTACTTAAATGCATCAGGAGCAATGGCTACTGGTTGGGTTAATGATGGAGGTACTTGGTACTACTTACAATCATCAGGAGCAATGGCTACTGGTTGGTTAAATGACAATGGAACTTGGTACTACTTAAATGCATCAGGAGCTATGCTTGCTAACACAACTGTTGATGGTTATGTATTAGGAGCTTCAGGAGCTTGGATTCAATAA
- a CDS encoding cadherin-like beta sandwich domain-containing protein, with translation MNKKIKVMFASLLSISCLSMFSPVNLSFITTKAYAEVSTYSLADKGELKSLDVQSTDGESLELCDDYSGYKKYLTDDKDYYVTLDKNSDGVKIFGEVEGEGYIAKVFESDRNYATPHDMEEDISIKEGKTTLYVRTYTSEAALERAVDDENISNCAKTYKINIIKSESNDIYLNNLTLDSGKIPINFDEENFIYNVTINGNQDDIEIKAEPKDDDCTVKIGGFTVDEDDGYKKDLHFKMGLNVVKINLTDLDDNITTYTINVIRGEKSNTNTSNGPNAAQVDKNIKANQWVLINGVWEYNDSTGAPVRNSWYYDKNYGKTYYLKEDGTMAVNWLSLGGNWYYLGADGARKTDWQNVNGEWYFLDSNGVMMTGWIKDTNGKYYYMQSNGAMAKNTKIDGYRLGSDGAWIK, from the coding sequence ATGAATAAAAAGATTAAAGTGATGTTTGCAAGTTTACTCTCTATAAGTTGTTTATCAATGTTTTCTCCAGTAAACTTATCATTTATTACTACAAAAGCTTATGCAGAAGTTTCAACTTATTCTTTAGCAGACAAAGGAGAATTAAAATCTTTAGATGTTCAATCTACAGATGGTGAAAGCCTTGAACTTTGTGATGATTATAGTGGATATAAGAAGTATTTAACAGATGACAAAGATTACTATGTGACACTTGATAAAAATAGTGATGGAGTTAAAATATTTGGAGAGGTAGAGGGAGAAGGTTATATAGCTAAAGTATTTGAATCTGATAGGAACTATGCAACTCCTCATGATATGGAAGAAGATATATCTATAAAGGAAGGAAAAACTACCCTTTATGTAAGAACGTATACAAGTGAAGCGGCACTAGAAAGGGCAGTGGATGATGAAAATATAAGTAATTGTGCTAAAACGTATAAAATAAATATAATTAAATCAGAAAGTAATGATATTTATTTAAATAATCTGACTTTAGATTCAGGTAAAATTCCAATTAATTTCGATGAAGAGAACTTTATATATAATGTAACAATTAATGGAAATCAAGATGATATAGAAATTAAAGCTGAACCTAAAGATGACGATTGCACTGTAAAAATTGGCGGGTTCACAGTCGATGAAGATGATGGATATAAAAAAGATCTGCATTTTAAAATGGGATTAAACGTAGTAAAAATTAATCTAACAGATCTTGATGACAATATTACCACATACACAATAAATGTAATAAGAGGAGAAAAATCTAATACAAATACTTCAAACGGCCCAAATGCAGCCCAAGTAGATAAAAATATAAAAGCTAATCAATGGGTGTTAATAAATGGAGTATGGGAATATAACGATTCTACTGGAGCTCCTGTAAGAAACAGCTGGTATTATGATAAAAACTACGGAAAGACTTATTATTTAAAAGAAGATGGTACAATGGCAGTCAATTGGTTAAGCTTAGGTGGCAACTGGTACTATCTGGGGGCAGATGGAGCAAGAAAAACAGATTGGCAGAATGTTAATGGCGAATGGTATTTCTTAGATTCTAATGGGGTGATGATGACAGGCTGGATTAAAGATACAAATGGTAAGTATTACTATATGCAAAGCAATGGAGCTATGGCTAAGAATACAAAGATAGATGGATACAGACTAGGGAGCGATGGAGCGTGGATTAAATAG
- a CDS encoding cadherin-like beta sandwich domain-containing protein: MNKGIQRIIAITLTISAFSIIEPSKYLNILTTSAEARVKGADLKKISLGKGSIDFKKTVTEYTLQLDSSVDELAVRATPSDEDAEVEIEGTEVSEDEGYEKIVNLDKGENKITIKVQNGSAKKTYTLTVKRGHIENKQIYLSNISLSEGEINFSREKTDYKVNVPADLSEISIKAVPEDDDYDVEIDKVTASEDRNYKRTVSLIKGENEIQIKIEGEKDDEDLEKIYTLHINRGGTETSSNAQENHQTSPAGNNNTVAKGWGLNNGQWSYIDEQGNKTIGWKQINNLWYYMDSNGTMKTGWQLINGEWYYLNSNGSMRTGWLQDYDGKWYYLNSSGVMAKNTIINGYKLDSNGAWISR, encoded by the coding sequence ATGAATAAAGGGATTCAACGCATAATAGCAATCACTCTTACTATTAGTGCATTTTCTATAATAGAACCTTCAAAATATTTAAATATTTTGACAACAAGTGCCGAAGCAAGAGTCAAAGGAGCTGATTTAAAGAAAATTTCTTTAGGGAAAGGTTCGATAGACTTTAAAAAAACAGTAACAGAATATACCTTGCAATTAGATTCATCGGTAGATGAATTAGCAGTAAGAGCAACACCTAGTGATGAGGATGCAGAAGTTGAAATAGAAGGGACTGAGGTATCTGAAGATGAAGGTTATGAAAAAATAGTAAATTTGGATAAAGGAGAAAATAAAATTACTATAAAGGTTCAAAATGGATCAGCAAAAAAGACATATACCTTAACGGTAAAAAGAGGGCATATAGAAAATAAGCAAATCTATTTAAGTAATATAAGTTTGAGTGAAGGAGAAATAAATTTTTCAAGAGAGAAAACTGATTATAAGGTAAACGTTCCAGCGGATCTTTCAGAGATTAGTATAAAAGCAGTTCCAGAAGATGATGATTATGATGTGGAAATAGATAAAGTAACTGCATCTGAAGATAGGAATTATAAAAGAACAGTATCTTTAATTAAAGGGGAAAATGAAATACAAATAAAAATAGAAGGTGAAAAAGATGATGAAGATCTGGAAAAAATATATACATTACATATAAATAGAGGAGGAACAGAGACTTCGTCAAATGCTCAAGAAAATCATCAGACATCTCCAGCTGGAAATAATAATACGGTTGCTAAAGGTTGGGGATTAAATAATGGACAATGGTCGTATATAGATGAGCAAGGAAATAAGACTATAGGATGGAAACAGATTAATAATCTATGGTATTACATGGATAGCAATGGAACAATGAAAACAGGGTGGCAGTTAATAAATGGTGAGTGGTATTATTTAAATTCAAATGGCTCAATGAGGACAGGCTGGCTCCAGGATTATGATGGAAAGTGGTATTACTTGAATTCTTCTGGAGTTATGGCAAAGAACACAATAATAAATGGGTATAAACTAGATTCAAATGGAGCTTGGATCTCTCGATAA
- a CDS encoding N-acetylmuramoyl-L-alanine amidase family protein: MSKNLKKIIAIALAIGTVSAVAPGKYANLLATKAYASTGDINLKVKDKDGTIRLYDSDDYDDKVDSDDVDDGDTYYTKAKDEVTFDVDGAEGGDDYVKIFKDDASDSNKGYSNGHKFALDDDQDFIIRVYDEDEDKDDVKDAKYDDDDLDYKEYEVDVEYDDDDDDDNDEDKFDSLDLLNDDGDSIQLYDEDDYNSDNEVDSDDVEEGETYYAKTSSDKVSFDVDGDVDDDYIKVFKSTSSSAKGYDIDKEFDVSSDMTFIVRIYDEEPDDDVTYDDDDDVIGEYKVKLHYTGNGTSTGTSGNTATSTPSSAGTVSSAKPNQWIQVNGQWQYNDSTGNPVKNMWVQNYYLKADGNMATGWASYNGSWYYLGYDGLKKTGWQSVGGTWYYLDTEGRMQLGWVRDISGKYYYLNSNGSMAYSTTIDGYKLGSDGAWIH, from the coding sequence ATGAGTAAAAATTTAAAGAAGATTATTGCTATAGCATTAGCAATAGGAACTGTTTCAGCTGTGGCACCAGGAAAATACGCTAATTTATTAGCAACAAAGGCATATGCATCAACTGGTGATATTAATTTAAAAGTAAAAGATAAAGATGGAACTATACGTTTATATGATTCTGATGATTATGATGATAAAGTAGATAGTGATGATGTAGATGATGGTGACACATATTATACTAAGGCTAAAGACGAAGTTACTTTTGATGTGGATGGTGCTGAAGGTGGAGATGATTATGTTAAAATATTTAAAGATGATGCATCAGATAGTAATAAAGGATATTCAAATGGACATAAATTTGCACTAGATGATGATCAAGATTTTATTATAAGAGTATATGATGAAGATGAAGATAAAGATGATGTAAAAGATGCAAAATATGATGATGATGATTTAGATTATAAAGAATACGAAGTTGATGTAGAATATGATGACGATGACGATGACGATAATGATGAGGATAAATTTGACAGTTTGGATTTATTAAATGATGATGGTGATTCTATACAACTTTATGATGAGGATGATTATAATTCTGATAATGAAGTAGATAGCGATGATGTAGAAGAAGGTGAAACTTATTATGCTAAGACTTCATCAGATAAAGTAAGTTTTGATGTAGATGGGGATGTAGATGATGATTATATTAAAGTATTTAAATCAACTTCAAGTTCAGCTAAGGGATATGATATAGATAAAGAATTTGATGTATCATCAGATATGACTTTTATTGTTAGAATATATGATGAAGAACCAGATGATGATGTAACATATGATGATGATGATGATGTTATAGGTGAATATAAAGTTAAATTACACTATACAGGTAATGGAACATCAACAGGTACAAGTGGTAATACAGCAACATCAACTCCAAGTTCGGCAGGAACTGTCTCGTCTGCTAAGCCAAATCAATGGATACAAGTAAATGGACAATGGCAATATAATGATTCAACAGGAAACCCAGTAAAAAATATGTGGGTACAGAATTATTACTTAAAAGCTGACGGAAATATGGCTACTGGCTGGGCAAGCTACAATGGAAGCTGGTATTACTTGGGATATGATGGACTTAAGAAGACAGGCTGGCAGTCAGTAGGAGGAACTTGGTATTATCTTGATACTGAAGGAAGAATGCAGCTTGGATGGGTTAGAGATATAAGTGGAAAATACTATTACTTAAACAGTAATGGTTCAATGGCTTATAGCACTACAATTGATGGATACAAGTTAGGCTCTGATGGAGCTTGGATTCATTAA
- a CDS encoding cadherin-like beta sandwich domain-containing protein — translation MHKRIKHIIAVTLVIGAVSGIVQGSNLILGGVAAYASTYSNASNGELSSLKITRSTGSEIKLSDTYAGDSVALSSRKDYYIELTGADGFQISADVKGSGYVVKQFTSGDKTEKGEDVGDYISVNSAYTDIYLRTYKSEEAYKDAYDDGDVTDCEKTYVIHVDKTTANLDEELDKDYANLESIYLSDGSIAFDEDQYSYNVNVDEEVDKILVRATPEDDDDLVEINGSSVEEDDNYEKTISLDKGNNAIEIYVESDDDDETYTLNVYRGKTSASNSTSSTSNIQDFSVQTAANKFNTWQRVDGVWKYIDGTGEALKNQWWFDKDSGKSYYLKEDGSMATGWLDYNNGWYHFNESGAMETGWISLNGNWYYLNKGGTMQMGWLEDSSGNWYYLDSNGEMKTGSIQDSNGQSYYLDATGKLIK, via the coding sequence ATGCATAAAAGGATTAAACATATAATAGCTGTGACATTGGTTATTGGTGCAGTTTCAGGAATTGTTCAGGGAAGTAATCTTATTCTTGGAGGCGTGGCAGCTTATGCATCGACTTATAGCAATGCCAGTAATGGAGAATTAAGTTCACTTAAAATAACAAGAAGTACTGGAAGTGAAATTAAATTAAGTGATACTTATGCAGGCGATAGTGTAGCATTGTCAAGCAGAAAGGATTACTATATAGAACTTACTGGGGCTGATGGATTCCAGATATCTGCTGATGTAAAAGGAAGTGGATATGTAGTTAAACAATTTACTTCAGGTGACAAAACTGAAAAAGGTGAAGATGTTGGAGATTATATCTCAGTTAATTCAGCATATACGGATATCTACCTAAGAACTTATAAGAGTGAAGAAGCTTATAAGGATGCTTATGATGATGGAGATGTAACTGACTGCGAAAAGACTTACGTAATTCATGTTGATAAAACAACTGCTAATTTAGATGAAGAATTAGATAAAGATTATGCAAATCTAGAAAGTATTTATTTAAGTGATGGAAGCATTGCTTTTGATGAGGATCAATATTCTTATAATGTGAATGTGGATGAAGAGGTTGATAAAATACTTGTAAGAGCAACTCCAGAAGATGATGATGACTTAGTTGAAATTAATGGCAGTTCTGTAGAAGAAGATGATAACTATGAAAAGACAATAAGTTTAGATAAAGGAAATAACGCAATAGAGATTTACGTTGAAAGTGATGATGACGATGAGACTTATACTTTAAATGTATATAGAGGAAAAACATCAGCTTCAAATAGTACAAGCTCAACATCAAATATTCAAGATTTCTCAGTTCAAACTGCTGCAAATAAATTTAATACATGGCAGAGAGTTGACGGAGTATGGAAATATATAGATGGTACAGGAGAAGCATTAAAAAATCAATGGTGGTTTGATAAAGATAGTGGAAAGAGTTATTACTTAAAAGAAGATGGAAGCATGGCAACTGGATGGCTTGATTATAATAACGGCTGGTATCATTTCAATGAAAGTGGAGCCATGGAAACAGGCTGGATAAGTTTAAATGGTAACTGGTATTATTTAAATAAAGGTGGAACTATGCAGATGGGATGGCTTGAAGATTCTTCAGGTAACTGGTACTACTTAGATAGTAATGGGGAAATGAAAACCGGCTCAATTCAGGATTCAAATGGTCAATCATACTATTTAGATGCAACAGGAAAATTAATCAAATAA
- a CDS encoding cadherin-like beta sandwich domain-containing protein: MSKIIKRIITITLITSTFSTVLSISPIKVFDIAGKPAYAASYSPSNGELKSLKIKAIDGDTLDLRDSYYGDEVKLNDDKEYYTRLTDDSDGIKIDANVKGDDYIVRIFTSDSSDAVAYEPGDEILLGKGNTTIYVRTYESLSAFRKAKDQKKDVTDCDEEYTINVKKTTDSSYEDDTQDPIYLEDIDLSKGDISFLKQRTSYDIKVDSSVSEIKITAKPEDEDDRVRINGSLVDSDDNYKKTISLDKGDNEIKVKVTDNKDNQRTYTLNITRGNSSDTEDDIYLDDLTLSDGDIDFSEDETSYDVDVDESVSKITIGAEPEDDEYLVTIDGDEVSSDDDYEKKVSLDKGENTIKVTVQDEVNDKKRVYTLNIIRGKADEDTNTDKDNQDSNTGDQGTGKKSGWVQTNGSWEYYDENGAKLTGWLQKDDKWYLLNSNGTMLSGWQYTGGKWYMLDKASGSMKTGWYKEETTAANNNNSSDGTDKDTSNTTKVENWYYLNQDGSMKTGWFLDNGSWYFLNANGIMQKGWLIYSNSKYYLNDDGTMATGTKVIDGKTYNFTENGVLII; this comes from the coding sequence ATGAGCAAAATTATAAAACGAATAATTACAATTACACTTATCACAAGCACTTTTTCAACAGTTTTGAGTATATCACCAATAAAAGTATTCGACATTGCAGGAAAACCAGCTTATGCAGCTTCATATTCTCCAAGCAACGGAGAATTGAAATCCTTGAAGATTAAAGCTATTGATGGTGATACTCTTGATTTAAGAGATTCATATTATGGAGATGAAGTAAAATTAAATGATGATAAAGAATATTATACAAGGCTTACAGATGATAGTGATGGTATTAAAATAGATGCAAATGTAAAAGGCGATGATTACATAGTTAGAATTTTTACATCAGATAGTTCTGATGCAGTAGCCTATGAGCCAGGAGATGAAATTTTACTTGGAAAAGGTAATACTACAATATATGTAAGAACTTATGAATCATTATCAGCATTTAGAAAAGCAAAAGACCAAAAAAAAGATGTGACAGATTGTGATGAAGAATACACAATAAATGTTAAGAAGACTACGGATAGTTCTTATGAAGATGATACTCAAGATCCTATTTATTTAGAAGATATTGATTTAAGTAAAGGTGATATATCATTTTTAAAACAAAGGACAAGTTATGATATAAAGGTAGATTCTTCAGTTAGTGAAATAAAAATAACAGCAAAACCTGAAGATGAAGATGATAGAGTAAGAATAAATGGTTCATTAGTAGACTCAGATGATAACTATAAGAAAACCATATCTTTAGATAAAGGTGATAATGAAATTAAAGTAAAGGTAACTGATAATAAGGATAATCAAAGAACTTATACTTTAAATATAACAAGAGGAAATTCGTCAGATACAGAAGATGATATATATTTAGATGATCTTACTCTCAGTGATGGAGATATTGATTTCTCAGAGGATGAGACTTCATATGATGTAGATGTTGATGAATCAGTAAGTAAAATAACAATAGGTGCTGAGCCAGAAGATGATGAATATTTGGTTACAATCGATGGCGATGAAGTAAGCAGTGATGATGATTATGAGAAGAAAGTATCTTTAGATAAAGGTGAAAACACTATAAAAGTTACAGTTCAAGATGAAGTAAATGATAAAAAGAGAGTGTATACTTTAAATATAATTAGAGGAAAAGCAGATGAAGATACAAATACAGATAAGGACAATCAAGATTCAAACACAGGTGATCAAGGTACAGGTAAAAAATCAGGATGGGTTCAAACAAATGGAAGCTGGGAGTATTATGATGAAAATGGTGCTAAATTAACAGGCTGGTTACAAAAGGATGATAAATGGTATTTACTAAACAGCAATGGTACTATGCTAAGTGGATGGCAATATACAGGTGGAAAGTGGTATATGCTAGATAAAGCAAGTGGTTCTATGAAAACAGGCTGGTATAAAGAAGAGACTACTGCAGCAAACAACAATAATTCAAGTGATGGAACAGATAAAGATACTTCAAATACTACTAAGGTTGAAAATTGGTACTATTTAAATCAAGATGGTTCAATGAAGACAGGTTGGTTCCTTGATAATGGAAGTTGGTACTTCTTAAATGCAAATGGAATAATGCAAAAAGGATGGCTTATTTATTCGAATTCAAAATATTATTTAAATGATGATGGGACTATGGCAACTGGAACTAAGGTTATTGATGGAAAAACATATAACTTCACTGAGAATGGGGTTCTAATAATATAG